A region from the Enterobacter roggenkampii genome encodes:
- the metE gene encoding 5-methyltetrahydropteroyltriglutamate--homocysteine S-methyltransferase, protein MTIRNHTLGFPRVGLRRELKKAQESYWAGNATREELLAVGRELRARHWAQQKQAGIDLLPVGDFAWYDHVLTTSLLLGNVPARHQNNDGSVDIDTLFRIGRGRAPTGEPAAAAEMTKWFNTNYHYMVPEFVKGQQFRLTWTQLLDEVDEALALGHQVKPVLLGPVTYLWLGKVKGEQFDRLSLLKDILPVYKQVLIELGKRGIQWVQIDEPALVLELPQVWLDAFKPAYDALNGQVKLLLTTYFEGVTPNLSTITRLPVQGLHVDLVHGKDDVAELHKRLPADWLLSAGLVNGRNVWRADLTEKYAQIKDIVGKRELWVASSCSLLHSPIDLSVETRLDPEVKSWFAFALQKCEELALLRDALNSGDTAAIREWSVPIQARRHSARVHNPAVEKRLAAITAQDSQRQSPYEVRAEAQRARFNLPAWPTTTIGSFPQTTEIRGLRLDFKKGNLDANHYRTGIAEHIKQAITEQERLGLDVLVHGEAERNDMVEYFGEHLDGFVFTQNGWVQSYGSRCVKPPVVIGDVSRPEPITVEWAKYAQSLTDKPVKGMLTGPVTILCWSFPREDVTRETIAKQIALALRDEVADLEAAGIGIIQIDEPALREGLPLRRSDWDAYLKWGVEAFRINAAVAKDDTQIHTHMCYCEFNDIMDSIAALDADVITIETSRSDMELLESFEEFDYPNEIGPGVYDIHSPNVPSVEWIESLLKKAAQRIPAERLWVNPDCGLKTRGWPETRAALANMVKAAQNLRQA, encoded by the coding sequence ATGACAATCCGCAATCACACTCTCGGTTTCCCTCGCGTTGGCCTGCGTCGCGAGCTGAAAAAAGCGCAAGAAAGCTACTGGGCGGGGAACGCCACCCGTGAAGAACTGCTGGCAGTGGGGCGCGAGCTGCGCGCCCGTCACTGGGCGCAGCAGAAGCAGGCGGGAATTGACCTGCTGCCGGTGGGCGATTTCGCCTGGTACGACCATGTTCTGACGACCAGCCTGCTGCTTGGCAACGTGCCGGCTCGTCATCAGAACAACGATGGATCGGTAGATATCGATACCCTGTTCCGCATCGGCCGTGGCCGTGCGCCAACGGGTGAGCCAGCGGCAGCGGCGGAAATGACCAAATGGTTTAACACTAACTATCACTATATGGTGCCGGAGTTCGTAAAAGGGCAGCAGTTCAGGCTGACCTGGACGCAGCTTCTGGATGAAGTGGACGAAGCGCTGGCGCTGGGCCACCAGGTGAAACCCGTACTGTTGGGGCCAGTGACCTATCTGTGGTTGGGGAAAGTCAAAGGCGAGCAGTTCGATCGTCTGAGCCTGCTGAAGGACATTCTGCCGGTCTACAAACAGGTGCTGATTGAACTGGGCAAACGCGGCATTCAGTGGGTGCAAATCGACGAGCCCGCGCTGGTGCTTGAGCTGCCGCAGGTTTGGCTTGATGCTTTCAAACCGGCTTACGATGCACTCAACGGGCAGGTGAAGCTGTTGCTTACCACCTACTTTGAAGGTGTGACGCCGAACCTCAGCACCATCACCAGATTGCCGGTGCAGGGTCTGCACGTTGACCTGGTGCACGGCAAAGATGACGTCGCAGAACTGCACAAGCGCCTGCCAGCAGACTGGCTGCTCTCCGCCGGTCTGGTCAACGGCCGTAACGTCTGGCGCGCCGATCTGACCGAGAAATACGCACAAATTAAAGACATCGTTGGCAAACGCGAGCTGTGGGTGGCCTCGTCCTGCTCGCTGCTGCACAGTCCGATCGATCTGAGCGTGGAAACCCGTCTCGACCCTGAAGTAAAAAGCTGGTTTGCCTTCGCCCTGCAAAAATGTGAAGAGCTGGCGCTGCTGCGCGATGCGCTGAACAGCGGCGACACGGCGGCGATTCGCGAATGGAGTGTGCCAATCCAGGCGCGCCGCCACTCGGCTCGCGTGCACAACCCGGCGGTGGAAAAACGCCTGGCGGCCATCACCGCTCAGGACAGCCAGCGCCAGAGCCCGTATGAAGTCCGTGCCGAAGCCCAGCGCGCCCGCTTCAACCTGCCCGCGTGGCCAACCACCACTATCGGTTCCTTCCCGCAGACCACCGAAATCCGCGGCCTGCGTCTGGACTTCAAAAAGGGGAATCTGGATGCGAATCACTACCGCACCGGGATTGCCGAACACATCAAGCAGGCGATTACCGAGCAGGAGCGGCTGGGGCTGGACGTGCTGGTGCACGGAGAGGCCGAGCGTAACGACATGGTGGAATACTTCGGTGAACACCTGGACGGGTTCGTCTTTACCCAGAACGGCTGGGTGCAAAGCTATGGCTCCCGCTGCGTCAAGCCGCCGGTGGTCATCGGTGACGTCAGCCGTCCGGAGCCGATCACGGTTGAGTGGGCGAAGTACGCCCAGTCCCTGACCGACAAGCCGGTAAAAGGCATGCTCACCGGTCCGGTGACCATTCTTTGCTGGTCCTTCCCGCGTGAGGACGTAACCCGCGAGACCATCGCGAAGCAAATCGCGCTGGCGCTGCGTGATGAAGTGGCAGATCTGGAAGCTGCAGGCATAGGCATCATCCAGATTGACGAACCGGCCCTGCGCGAAGGTCTGCCGCTGCGCCGCAGCGACTGGGATGCCTACCTGAAGTGGGGCGTGGAGGCATTCCGCATCAACGCCGCGGTGGCGAAGGACGACACCCAGATCCACACCCACATGTGTTACTGCGAATTCAACGACATCATGGATTCGATTGCCGCGCTGGACGCTGACGTGATCACCATCGAGACCTCGCGTTCAGACATGGAGCTGCTGGAGTCGTTTGAAGAGTTCGACTACCCGAACGAAATCGGTCCGGGGGTGTACGACATCCACTCTCCGAACGTGCCGAGCGTGGAGTGGATTGAGTCGCTGCTGAAAAAAGCGGCCCAGCGCATTCCGGCTGAGCGTCTGTGGGTGAACCCGGACTGCGGCCTGAAAACTCGCGGCTGGCCGGAGACGCGCGCCGCGCTGGCGAACATGGTGAAGGCGGCGCAAAACTTGCGTCAGGCTTGA
- a CDS encoding carboxylate/amino acid/amine transporter codes for MALLIITTILWAFSFSLIGEYLAGSVDSYFSVLMRVGLAALVFLPFLRTRGQSLKTIVLYMLVGAMQLGIMYLFSFRAYVYLSVSEFLLFTVLTPLYITLIYDLLSKRRLRWGYLLSAALAVIGAAIIRYDKVSDHFWTGLMFVQLANISFAIGMVGYKRLMETRPMPQHNAFAWFYMGAAIVAVAAWFMLGNPQKLPTTTVQWGVLVWLGVVASGLGYFMWNYGATQVDAGTLGIMNNVHVPAGLLVNLAIWQQQPHWPSFLIGGAVILASLWVHRRWVAPRSAQTEDGRTRGSALSE; via the coding sequence GTGGCGCTACTCATTATCACCACTATCCTGTGGGCCTTCTCCTTTAGCCTGATTGGCGAATATCTTGCCGGTTCGGTCGACAGCTACTTCTCGGTGCTGATGCGCGTGGGGCTGGCGGCGCTGGTGTTCCTGCCGTTTCTGCGCACGCGCGGGCAGTCGCTGAAAACGATTGTGCTGTATATGCTGGTGGGGGCGATGCAGCTCGGCATCATGTACCTGTTCAGCTTCCGGGCTTACGTCTACCTGTCCGTCTCGGAATTCCTGCTGTTCACCGTGCTAACACCGCTCTATATCACGCTGATCTACGATTTGCTCAGCAAGCGCCGCCTGCGCTGGGGATATCTGCTGAGTGCGGCGCTGGCGGTGATTGGCGCGGCAATTATTCGCTACGACAAAGTGAGCGATCACTTCTGGACCGGGCTGATGTTCGTCCAGCTCGCCAACATCAGCTTCGCCATCGGCATGGTGGGCTACAAACGCCTGATGGAAACCCGTCCGATGCCGCAGCATAACGCGTTTGCGTGGTTCTACATGGGGGCCGCGATCGTCGCGGTGGCGGCGTGGTTTATGCTGGGTAACCCGCAAAAGCTGCCGACCACCACCGTACAGTGGGGTGTTCTGGTCTGGCTGGGCGTCGTGGCTTCCGGGTTGGGGTACTTCATGTGGAACTACGGCGCGACGCAGGTCGACGCCGGTACGCTCGGGATCATGAACAACGTACATGTTCCTGCAGGGCTGCTGGTCAACCTTGCCATCTGGCAGCAACAGCCGCACTGGCCGAGCTTCCTTATTGGGGGAGCGGTGATCCTGGCTTCGCTGTGGGTCCATCGACGCTGGGTCGCTCCGCGCTCCGCACAAACGGAAGATGGTCGCACGCGTGGTTCCGCGCTGAGCGAATAA
- the metR gene encoding HTH-type transcriptional regulator MetR: protein MIEIKHLKTLQALRNCGSLAAAAATLHQTQSALSHQFSDLEQRLGFRLFVRKSQPLRFTPQGEILLQLANQVLPQIASALQACNEPQQTTLRIAIECHSCIQWLTPALENFRQKWPQVEMDFKSGVTFDPQPSLQQGELDLVMTSDILPRSGLHYSPMFDYEVRLVLAPDHPLATKTRITPEDLATETLLIYPVQRSRLDIWRHFLQPAGISPQLKSVDNTLLLIQMVAASMGIAALPHWVVESFERQGLVVTKTLGEGLWSRLYAAVRDGEQRQPITEAFIRSARNHACDHLPFVRSAERPSVDGPTAKPGSPLPQ from the coding sequence ATGATCGAGATAAAACACCTGAAAACGCTACAAGCGTTGCGGAACTGCGGATCGCTCGCAGCAGCGGCGGCCACGCTGCACCAGACCCAGTCCGCCCTTTCTCACCAGTTCAGCGATCTGGAACAACGCCTCGGCTTCCGTCTTTTTGTGCGTAAGAGCCAGCCGCTGCGCTTTACGCCACAGGGCGAAATTTTGCTTCAGCTGGCGAATCAGGTTCTGCCGCAGATCGCCAGCGCGCTGCAGGCGTGTAACGAACCGCAGCAGACCACGCTGCGTATCGCCATTGAATGCCACAGCTGTATTCAGTGGCTGACCCCCGCGCTTGAGAACTTCCGCCAGAAGTGGCCGCAGGTGGAAATGGACTTTAAATCCGGCGTGACGTTCGACCCGCAGCCCTCGCTGCAGCAGGGCGAGCTGGATCTGGTGATGACGTCCGATATTCTGCCGCGCAGCGGCCTGCACTATTCGCCGATGTTTGATTATGAGGTGCGCCTGGTGCTGGCACCGGACCATCCGCTGGCGACCAAAACGCGCATCACGCCGGAAGACCTGGCAACGGAAACGCTGCTGATTTACCCGGTGCAGCGCAGTCGTCTGGATATCTGGCGCCACTTCCTGCAGCCCGCTGGCATTAGCCCGCAGCTGAAAAGCGTGGATAACACCTTGCTGTTGATTCAGATGGTGGCGGCCAGCATGGGTATCGCGGCGCTGCCGCACTGGGTGGTGGAGAGTTTTGAACGCCAGGGCCTGGTGGTCACCAAAACCCTGGGTGAAGGACTGTGGAGCCGGCTGTACGCCGCCGTGCGCGATGGCGAGCAGCGTCAGCCGATTACGGAGGCGTTTATTCGCTCAGCGCGGAACCACGCGTGCGACCATCTTCCGTTTGTGCGGAGCGCGGAGCGACCCAGCGTCGATGGACCCACAGCGAAGCCAGGATCACCGCTCCCCCAATAA
- the rhtB gene encoding homoserine/homoserine lactone efflux protein: MTFEWWFAYLLTSIILSLSPGSGAINTMTTSINHGYRGAAASIAGLQTGLGIHIVLVGIGLGTLFSRSVLAFEVLKWAGAAYLIWLGIQQWRAAGSINLNTLAQTQNRGHLFKRAVFVNMTNPKSIVFLAALFPQFIVPHQPQVMQYVVLGATTIIVDIIVMIGYATLAQRIAAWIKGPKQMKALNKVFGSLFMLVGALLASARHA, translated from the coding sequence ATGACCTTCGAGTGGTGGTTCGCTTACCTGCTGACATCCATCATCCTTAGCCTTTCACCGGGCTCGGGCGCCATTAACACCATGACCACCTCCATCAACCACGGCTATCGCGGCGCGGCGGCGTCCATTGCCGGTTTGCAGACCGGGCTGGGCATTCATATCGTGCTGGTCGGGATTGGTCTGGGCACCCTGTTCTCCCGCTCCGTACTGGCCTTTGAAGTGCTGAAATGGGCCGGGGCGGCCTATCTGATTTGGCTCGGCATCCAGCAGTGGCGCGCGGCAGGCTCCATTAACCTGAATACGCTCGCTCAGACGCAAAACCGCGGTCATCTGTTTAAGCGTGCGGTTTTCGTCAACATGACCAACCCGAAGAGCATCGTTTTCCTCGCCGCGCTGTTCCCGCAGTTTATCGTGCCGCATCAGCCGCAGGTGATGCAGTACGTAGTGCTGGGCGCGACCACCATTATCGTCGATATTATCGTCATGATTGGTTACGCGACGCTGGCGCAGCGGATTGCGGCGTGGATTAAAGGGCCTAAGCAGATGAAGGCCCTGAATAAAGTCTTTGGTTCGCTGTTTATGCTGGTTGGCGCGCTGCTTGCGTCAGCGCGTCATGCTTAG
- the recQ gene encoding ATP-dependent DNA helicase RecQ yields the protein MAQAEVLNQESLAKQVLHETFGYQQFRPGQETIIETVLQGRDCLVVMPTGGGKSLCYQVPALVLNGLTVVVSPLISLMKDQVDQLLANGVAAACLNSTQTREQQQEVMAGCRTGQIRLLYIAPERLMLDNFLDHLAHWNPVLLAVDEAHCISQWGHDFRPEYAALGQLRQRFPELPFMALTATADDTTRLDIVRLLGLNDPYIQVSSFDRPNIRYMLMEKFKPLDQLLRYVQEQRGKSGIIYCNSRAKVEDTAARLQNRGFSAAAYHAGLENHIRADVQEKFQRDDLQIVVATVAFGMGINKPNVRFVVHFDIPRNIESYYQETGRAGRDGLPAEAMLFYDPADMAWLRRCLEEKPQGQLQDIERHKLNAMGAFAEAQTCRRLVLLNYFGEGRQEPCGNCDICLDPPKQYDGLMDARKALSTIYRVNQRFGMGYVVEVLRGANNQRIRDMGHDKLPVYGIGKDQSHEHWVSIIRQLIHLGFATQNIAQHSALQLTEAARPVLRGDVELKLAVPRVVALKPRVMQKSYGGNYDRKLFAKLRKLRKAIADEENIPPYVVFNDATLIEMAEQMPLSASEMLSVNGVGTRKLERFGKEFMALIRSHVDGDDEE from the coding sequence GTGGCGCAGGCGGAAGTATTGAATCAGGAGTCGCTGGCTAAACAGGTTTTGCATGAAACCTTTGGCTACCAGCAGTTCCGCCCTGGCCAGGAAACCATCATTGAAACGGTGCTGCAAGGCCGCGACTGCCTGGTGGTGATGCCGACCGGCGGCGGTAAGTCCCTCTGTTATCAGGTGCCCGCGCTGGTGCTTAACGGCCTGACGGTCGTGGTATCCCCGCTCATTTCGCTAATGAAAGACCAGGTTGACCAGCTGCTCGCCAACGGCGTCGCGGCGGCCTGTCTGAACTCGACGCAAACCCGGGAGCAGCAGCAAGAGGTGATGGCCGGGTGCCGCACCGGGCAGATCCGCCTGCTGTATATCGCGCCGGAACGCCTGATGCTGGATAACTTCCTCGACCATCTCGCGCACTGGAATCCGGTTCTGCTGGCGGTGGATGAAGCGCACTGTATCTCCCAGTGGGGACACGATTTCCGCCCGGAATACGCCGCCCTCGGCCAGCTGCGTCAGCGCTTCCCCGAGCTGCCGTTTATGGCGCTTACCGCCACGGCGGATGACACCACGCGCCTGGATATCGTTCGCCTGCTGGGGCTGAACGACCCGTATATTCAGGTCAGCAGCTTCGACCGTCCGAACATCCGCTACATGCTGATGGAAAAATTCAAGCCGCTGGATCAGCTCCTGCGCTACGTGCAGGAGCAGCGCGGCAAGTCCGGTATCATCTACTGCAACAGCCGCGCAAAGGTGGAAGACACCGCTGCGCGTCTGCAAAATCGCGGCTTTAGCGCGGCGGCATACCATGCCGGGTTAGAGAACCACATCCGCGCCGACGTGCAGGAAAAATTCCAGCGCGACGACCTGCAAATCGTCGTCGCGACGGTGGCGTTCGGGATGGGGATCAACAAGCCCAACGTGCGCTTTGTGGTGCACTTCGACATTCCGCGCAATATCGAATCCTACTATCAGGAAACCGGTCGCGCCGGGCGTGACGGCTTGCCTGCGGAAGCGATGCTGTTTTACGATCCGGCCGATATGGCGTGGCTGCGCCGCTGTCTGGAAGAGAAGCCGCAGGGCCAGCTGCAGGATATCGAGCGCCACAAGCTCAACGCGATGGGCGCGTTTGCCGAAGCGCAAACCTGCCGTCGTCTGGTGCTACTTAACTACTTTGGTGAAGGGCGACAGGAGCCGTGCGGTAACTGCGATATCTGCCTGGATCCCCCAAAACAGTACGATGGCCTGATGGACGCGCGTAAGGCGCTCTCGACCATTTACCGCGTAAACCAGCGCTTCGGGATGGGCTACGTGGTGGAAGTGCTGCGCGGTGCCAACAACCAGCGTATCCGCGACATGGGCCACGACAAGCTGCCTGTCTACGGTATTGGCAAGGACCAGAGCCACGAGCACTGGGTCAGCATCATTCGCCAGCTGATTCACCTCGGCTTTGCTACGCAGAACATTGCTCAGCACTCCGCGCTACAGCTGACCGAAGCGGCGCGTCCGGTGCTGCGCGGTGACGTTGAACTGAAGCTCGCCGTGCCGCGTGTGGTCGCCCTCAAGCCGCGCGTGATGCAGAAATCCTACGGCGGCAACTACGACCGCAAGCTGTTCGCCAAACTGCGCAAGCTGCGTAAGGCCATCGCTGATGAAGAGAACATCCCGCCATACGTGGTGTTCAACGACGCGACGCTCATTGAGATGGCCGAGCAGATGCCGCTCAGCGCCAGCGAAATGCTCAGCGTTAACGGCGTCGGCACGCGCAAGCTGGAGCGCTTCGGTAAAGAGTTTATGGCGCTCATCCGTTCCCACGTTGATGGTGATGATGAGGAGTAG
- a CDS encoding dienelactone hydrolase family protein: MTEKTGFAPAAAPHASTIVSTSEEAITAGETSIPSQGENMPAYHARPKSADGPLPIVIVVQEIFGVHEHIRDLCRRLALEGYLAVAPELYFRQGDPNDYSDIPTLLSNLVSKVPDAQVLADLDHVASWAARNGGDPHRLLVTGFCWGGRISWLYAAHNPQLKAAVAWYGKLVGEKTLNSPKHPVDIATDLNAPVLGLYGGQDTGISLDSVETMRHALRAANAKAEIVVYPDAGHAFNADYRPSYHAESAKDGWQRMLAWFSQYGGKKA; the protein is encoded by the coding sequence ATGACTGAAAAAACCGGTTTTGCACCTGCTGCGGCGCCGCATGCCTCAACCATCGTCTCAACGTCTGAAGAGGCCATCACGGCGGGTGAGACCTCTATTCCCTCGCAGGGAGAGAATATGCCTGCTTACCACGCACGACCAAAATCGGCAGACGGTCCGCTGCCCATCGTGATCGTGGTTCAGGAAATTTTCGGCGTTCACGAACACATTCGCGACCTCTGCCGCCGGCTGGCGCTGGAAGGCTATCTGGCCGTTGCGCCAGAGCTCTACTTTCGCCAGGGCGATCCGAACGACTACAGCGATATTCCCACCTTGCTCAGCAACCTGGTCAGCAAAGTCCCGGACGCGCAGGTGCTGGCCGATCTCGACCACGTCGCCAGCTGGGCGGCGCGCAACGGGGGCGATCCTCATCGTCTGCTGGTCACCGGTTTCTGCTGGGGCGGACGCATCAGCTGGCTGTATGCCGCGCATAACCCGCAGCTTAAAGCCGCTGTGGCCTGGTACGGTAAACTGGTAGGTGAAAAAACGCTCAATTCACCGAAACATCCCGTGGATATCGCCACGGACTTAAATGCGCCTGTGTTGGGGCTTTATGGCGGTCAGGACACCGGTATTTCGCTGGATTCGGTAGAGACCATGCGCCATGCGCTCCGTGCGGCCAATGCGAAGGCGGAGATCGTGGTGTATCCGGATGCCGGGCACGCGTTTAACGCGGATTATCGTCCGAGCTATCACGCGGAATCAGCCAAAGACGGCTGGCAGAGAATGCTGGCGTGGTTCAGCCAGTACGGCGGTAAAAAAGCGTAA
- the pldB gene encoding lysophospholipase L2, which translates to MFQQKKDWETRENAFAAFSMGPLTDFWRQREEDEFTGVGDIPVRFVRFHDKKNDRVIVVCPGRIESYIKYAELAYDLFHLGFDVLIIDHRGQGLSGRLLSDTHRGHVDNFSDYVDDLAAFWQQEVEPGPWRKRYILAHSMGGAISTLFLQRHAHQCDAIALTAPMYGIVMRFPDWMVRHILDWAEGHQRIREGYAIGTGRWRALPFAMNVLTHSRQRYRRNLRFYADEPRLRVGGPTYHWVREGILAGEQVLAGVDNDDTPTLLIQAEEERVVDNRMHDRYCELRAAAGHPCEGGKPLVINGAYHEILFEKDAMRSVALNAIVEFFNRHN; encoded by the coding sequence ATGTTTCAGCAGAAAAAGGACTGGGAAACACGAGAAAACGCATTTGCTGCTTTCTCCATGGGGCCGCTGACCGATTTCTGGCGCCAGCGTGAGGAAGATGAGTTTACGGGCGTCGGCGATATTCCAGTACGCTTTGTGCGTTTTCACGACAAGAAAAATGACCGGGTCATTGTGGTCTGCCCCGGACGTATTGAGAGCTACATCAAATACGCCGAACTGGCCTATGACCTGTTCCATCTGGGCTTCGATGTGCTGATTATCGATCACCGCGGGCAGGGGCTGTCAGGGCGCCTGTTATCGGATACCCATCGCGGCCACGTGGATAACTTCAGCGATTACGTCGACGATCTCGCCGCGTTCTGGCAGCAGGAGGTCGAGCCAGGCCCCTGGCGGAAGCGCTATATTCTGGCGCACTCAATGGGCGGTGCGATTTCAACGCTGTTTTTACAGCGCCACGCTCACCAGTGCGACGCCATTGCGCTCACCGCGCCGATGTATGGCATCGTCATGCGCTTTCCTGACTGGATGGTACGCCATATTCTCGACTGGGCTGAGGGCCATCAGCGCATTCGGGAAGGCTATGCCATCGGGACGGGACGCTGGCGGGCGCTGCCGTTTGCGATGAACGTGCTGACGCACAGTCGCCAGCGCTATCGTCGTAACCTGCGTTTTTATGCCGATGAGCCCCGCCTGCGCGTGGGTGGCCCGACATATCACTGGGTACGGGAAGGCATCCTTGCCGGTGAGCAGGTGCTGGCTGGTGTCGACAACGACGACACGCCAACACTCCTGATTCAGGCGGAAGAAGAGCGTGTGGTGGATAACCGCATGCATGACCGCTATTGTGAACTGCGCGCTGCCGCCGGTCACCCTTGTGAAGGGGGAAAACCGCTGGTCATTAACGGCGCGTACCATGAGATCCTTTTTGAAAAGGACGCTATGCGCTCAGTCGCGCTCAACGCCATTGTTGAATTTTTCAACAGGCATAATTGA
- the udp gene encoding uridine phosphorylase has product MSKSDVFHLGLTKNDLQGATLAIVPGDPERVEKIAALMDKPVKLAAHREFTTWRAELDGKAVIVCSTGIGGPSTSIAVEELAQLGIRTFLRIGTTGAIQPHINVGDVLVTTASVRLDGASLHFAPMEFPAVADFECTTALVEAAKSVGATTHVGVTASSDTFYPGQERYDTFSGRVVSRFKGSMEEWQSMGVMNYEMESATLLTMCASQGLRAGMVAGVIVNRTQQEIPNAETMKQTESHAVKIVVEAARRLI; this is encoded by the coding sequence ATGTCTAAGTCTGATGTTTTTCATCTCGGCCTCACTAAAAACGATTTACAAGGGGCTACGCTCGCTATCGTCCCTGGCGATCCGGAGCGTGTGGAAAAGATCGCCGCGCTGATGGATAAGCCGGTTAAGCTGGCAGCCCATCGTGAATTCACCACCTGGCGCGCAGAGCTGGATGGTAAAGCCGTGATCGTGTGTTCTACCGGTATCGGTGGCCCGTCTACGTCTATTGCTGTTGAAGAGCTGGCACAGCTGGGCATTCGTACTTTCCTGCGCATCGGTACGACCGGTGCTATTCAGCCGCACATCAACGTGGGCGACGTGCTGGTCACGACCGCGTCCGTGCGTCTGGATGGCGCAAGCCTGCACTTTGCGCCGATGGAATTCCCGGCAGTAGCAGACTTTGAATGTACCACCGCGCTGGTTGAAGCCGCGAAATCCGTTGGCGCGACCACTCACGTGGGTGTAACCGCTTCGTCCGATACCTTCTATCCCGGTCAGGAGCGTTACGACACCTTCTCTGGCCGCGTGGTAAGCCGCTTCAAAGGCTCTATGGAAGAGTGGCAGTCCATGGGCGTGATGAACTACGAAATGGAATCCGCCACGCTGCTGACCATGTGCGCAAGCCAGGGCCTGCGTGCCGGTATGGTGGCGGGCGTTATCGTCAACCGTACTCAGCAGGAGATCCCGAACGCTGAAACCATGAAGCAGACCGAAAGTCATGCGGTGAAAATCGTGGTTGAAGCCGCGCGTCGCCTGATCTAA
- the yigL gene encoding sugar/pyridoxal phosphate phosphatase YigL codes for MYQVVASDLDGTLLSPDHTLSPYAKETLKLLTARGVNFVFATGRHHVDVGQIRDNLEIKSYMITSNGARVHDTDGNLIFTHNLDRDIAADLFGVVHNNPAIVTNVYRDDDWFMNRHRPDEMRFFKEAVFNYSLYEPGLLEPEGISKVFFTCDSHEELLPLEQAINARWGDRVNVSFSTLTCLEVMAGGVSKGHALEAVAKRLGFELKDCIAFGDGMNDAEMLSMAGKGCIMQNAHQRLKDLHPELEVIGSNADNAVPKYLRKLFLE; via the coding sequence ATGTACCAGGTTGTTGCATCTGATTTAGATGGCACGCTGCTTTCCCCTGACCACACGCTGTCGCCTTACGCGAAAGAGACCCTGAAGCTTCTGACCGCCCGTGGCGTGAACTTCGTATTTGCCACCGGCCGCCACCACGTCGACGTGGGGCAGATCCGCGATAATCTTGAGATCAAATCGTACATGATCACCTCCAACGGTGCGCGTGTGCACGATACCGACGGCAACCTGATCTTTACCCACAACCTGGATCGCGATATTGCCGCCGATCTGTTCGGCGTGGTGCACAACAACCCGGCTATCGTTACGAACGTTTACCGCGACGACGACTGGTTCATGAACCGCCACCGCCCGGATGAGATGCGTTTCTTCAAGGAAGCCGTATTCAACTACTCCCTGTACGAGCCAGGCCTGCTTGAGCCGGAGGGGATCAGCAAGGTGTTCTTCACCTGCGACAGCCACGAAGAGCTGCTGCCGCTGGAACAGGCGATCAACGCCCGCTGGGGCGATCGCGTCAACGTCAGCTTCTCAACCCTGACCTGTCTGGAAGTGATGGCGGGAGGCGTCTCCAAAGGGCACGCGCTGGAAGCGGTCGCGAAACGTCTGGGCTTCGAGCTGAAAGACTGTATCGCCTTTGGTGACGGCATGAACGATGCTGAAATGCTGTCGATGGCGGGTAAGGGCTGCATCATGCAGAACGCGCATCAGCGTCTGAAAGATCTGCACCCGGAGCTGGAGGTGATTGGTTCTAACGCTGACAACGCGGTACCGAAATACCTGCGCAAGCTGTTCCTTGAATAA
- the rhtC gene encoding threonine export protein RhtC: MLMLFLTVALVHIVALMSPGPDFFFVSQTAVSRSRKEAMMGVLGITMGVMVWAAVALLGLNLILAKMAWLHNIIMVGGGLYLCWMGYQMLRGALKKEEKKPEEPKVELATGGRSFVKGLLTNLANPKAIIYFGSVFSLFVGDSVGAGARWGIFLLIVVETFAWFTIVASLFALPAMRRGYQRIAKWIDGFAGALFAGFGIHLIISR, translated from the coding sequence ATGTTAATGCTATTTCTCACCGTGGCGTTAGTGCACATCGTTGCGCTGATGAGCCCGGGACCTGACTTTTTCTTCGTGTCGCAAACGGCCGTCAGCCGCTCCCGCAAGGAGGCGATGATGGGTGTGCTCGGTATCACCATGGGCGTTATGGTCTGGGCGGCGGTTGCGCTGCTCGGTCTGAACCTGATCCTGGCGAAGATGGCCTGGCTGCATAACATCATTATGGTCGGCGGCGGGCTGTACCTGTGCTGGATGGGTTACCAGATGCTGCGCGGGGCGCTGAAAAAAGAAGAGAAAAAACCGGAAGAGCCAAAGGTCGAGCTGGCAACGGGCGGCCGCAGCTTTGTAAAAGGGCTGCTGACCAACCTGGCGAACCCGAAAGCGATTATCTATTTCGGCTCCGTGTTCTCGCTGTTTGTGGGTGATAGCGTCGGTGCGGGCGCACGCTGGGGCATCTTCCTGCTGATCGTCGTTGAAACCTTTGCCTGGTTTACCATCGTGGCCAGTCTGTTCGCCTTACCGGCGATGCGCCGCGGCTACCAGCGTATTGCGAAGTGGATCGACGGCTTCGCCGGCGCGCTGTTCGCCGGCTTCGGCATTCATCTCATCATTTCTCGCTAA